One part of the Streptomyces lienomycini genome encodes these proteins:
- a CDS encoding globin, translated as MDGVNEIRRGTLQEQTFYEQVGGEETFRRLVHRFYEGVAEDPILRPMYPEEDLGPAEDRFALFLMQYWGGPTTYSDNRGHPRLRMRHAPFVVDRAAHDAWLKHMRVALDELGLSEEHEQTLWKYLTYAAASMINTPG; from the coding sequence ATGGACGGCGTGAACGAGATTCGGCGCGGCACGCTTCAGGAGCAGACCTTCTACGAGCAGGTCGGCGGGGAGGAGACCTTCCGCCGGCTCGTCCACCGCTTCTACGAGGGGGTCGCCGAGGATCCGATCCTGCGGCCGATGTACCCGGAGGAGGACCTGGGCCCGGCCGAGGACCGGTTCGCGCTGTTCCTCATGCAGTACTGGGGCGGCCCGACGACGTACAGCGACAACCGGGGCCACCCGCGGCTGCGGATGCGGCACGCCCCCTTCGTCGTCGACCGGGCCGCGCACGACGCCTGGCTGAAGCACATGCGGGTCGCGCTCGACGAGCTGGGGCTGTCCGAGGAGCACGAGCAGACGCTGTGGAAGTACCTCACGTACGCGGCGGCCTCGATGATCAACACGCCTGGCTGA
- a CDS encoding PH domain-containing protein → MADDADDAPLCPECGQLLKSGGLVLVKKDDDSRRACRSLWRCAERHTWWRWADRPEEPLEVCPVPEAFR, encoded by the coding sequence ATGGCCGACGACGCCGACGACGCCCCGCTCTGTCCCGAGTGCGGGCAGCTACTGAAGTCGGGCGGTCTCGTGCTGGTCAAGAAGGACGACGACAGCCGGAGGGCTTGCCGATCCCTGTGGCGGTGCGCTGAGCGGCACACCTGGTGGCGGTGGGCGGACCGGCCGGAGGAGCCACTGGAAGTCTGCCCGGTTCCGGAGGCGTTCCGTTGA
- a CDS encoding acyl-CoA thioesterase — MRHIYRCPLRWADMDAYGHVNNVVFLRYLEEARIDFLFRPEKDFKQGSVVARHEIDYKRQLVHRHHPVDVELWVTEIRAASFTLTYEVRDGDVVYVRASTVIVPFDFEAQRPRRLTAEEREFLQEYTDAKEGAVAA, encoded by the coding sequence TTGCGGCACATCTACCGCTGCCCACTGCGCTGGGCGGACATGGACGCGTACGGCCACGTCAACAACGTGGTCTTCCTCCGCTACCTGGAGGAGGCCCGTATCGACTTCCTGTTCCGCCCGGAGAAGGACTTCAAGCAGGGGTCCGTGGTGGCACGCCATGAGATCGACTACAAGCGGCAGCTCGTCCACCGGCACCACCCGGTCGACGTCGAGCTGTGGGTCACGGAGATCAGGGCCGCCTCCTTCACCCTCACCTACGAGGTCAGGGACGGGGACGTCGTCTACGTCCGGGCCTCCACGGTGATCGTGCCGTTCGACTTCGAGGCGCAGCGGCCCCGGCGGCTCACCGCCGAGGAGCGGGAGTTCCTCCAGGAGTACACGGACGCCAAGGAGGGGGCCGTCGCCGCATGA
- a CDS encoding Cys-Gln thioester bond-forming surface protein — MFSSLAEPSLPGRGAARLAAAALASALAVAGVMTGAAPAAAQDGARGQGGATATIGGLKTHGTAVIHGEDGDQQVPAGLFEMSVEGGGMLQTYCVDIQNPTQKDAKYQETPWSGTSLGTNKDAGRVRWILANSYPQVNDLAALAKKAGVRGGLTEEEAAAGTQVAIWRYSDDTDVEAVDPQAERLADYLEKNARGLLEPAPSLALDPPAVSGHPGERIGPVTVHTNAGGATVTPPVDATTNGAIRIVDKKGEPVARVTDGAQIFFDVPEDAEAGTAELSVQASTTVPVGRAFASESRSQTQILAGSSESTVAATATATWAAEGAIPALSAQKNCAEGTLDITALNNGDEPFTFELLDTEYTIAPGETRTVPVPLPEDRPYDFTIRGPAGFEQRFTGVLDCRTQSAALADTTHPLSEPAPTPPVTAPTHNPDLAETGSSDATPLIGGTAIGLVVIGGAVLLFVRRRNES; from the coding sequence GTGTTTTCTTCGCTCGCTGAGCCGTCTCTGCCCGGTCGAGGGGCGGCGCGTCTCGCCGCCGCGGCGCTGGCGTCCGCGCTCGCCGTCGCCGGTGTGATGACCGGCGCGGCCCCGGCCGCCGCCCAGGACGGGGCACGCGGTCAGGGCGGGGCGACGGCCACCATAGGCGGCCTGAAGACACACGGCACCGCCGTCATCCACGGGGAGGACGGCGACCAGCAGGTCCCGGCCGGCCTGTTCGAGATGTCCGTCGAGGGCGGCGGCATGCTGCAGACGTACTGCGTCGACATCCAGAACCCGACGCAGAAGGACGCCAAGTACCAGGAGACGCCCTGGAGCGGGACGTCCCTGGGCACCAACAAGGACGCCGGACGCGTCCGCTGGATCCTGGCGAACAGCTACCCGCAGGTCAACGACCTCGCCGCGCTCGCCAAGAAGGCGGGAGTCCGCGGCGGGCTCACCGAGGAGGAGGCGGCGGCCGGCACGCAGGTCGCCATCTGGCGCTACTCGGACGACACGGACGTCGAGGCGGTCGACCCGCAGGCCGAGCGGCTCGCCGACTACCTGGAGAAGAACGCGCGCGGCCTTCTCGAGCCCGCGCCGTCCCTGGCCCTGGACCCGCCCGCCGTCTCGGGCCACCCCGGTGAGCGGATCGGCCCGGTGACGGTCCACACCAACGCCGGTGGCGCGACGGTCACGCCCCCGGTGGACGCCACCACCAACGGCGCCATACGGATCGTCGACAAGAAGGGTGAACCCGTCGCCCGGGTCACCGACGGCGCCCAGATCTTCTTCGACGTGCCCGAGGACGCGGAGGCCGGTACCGCCGAGCTGTCCGTCCAGGCGTCGACGACCGTGCCGGTCGGCCGCGCCTTCGCCTCCGAGAGCCGCAGCCAGACCCAGATCCTGGCCGGCTCCAGCGAGTCGACGGTCGCGGCGACGGCCACCGCCACCTGGGCCGCCGAGGGCGCGATACCCGCCCTGTCCGCGCAGAAGAACTGCGCCGAGGGCACCCTGGACATCACCGCGCTCAACAACGGCGACGAGCCCTTCACCTTCGAACTCCTGGACACCGAGTACACCATCGCGCCGGGCGAGACCCGGACGGTGCCGGTCCCGCTGCCGGAGGACCGGCCCTACGACTTCACCATCCGCGGCCCGGCCGGCTTCGAACAGCGCTTCACCGGCGTCCTCGACTGCCGCACCCAGAGCGCCGCCCTGGCGGACACCACCCACCCCCTCAGCGAACCGGCACCCACCCCGCCCGTCACCGCCCCCACCCACAACCCCGACCTCGCCGAAACCGGCAGCTCCGACGCCACCCCCCTGATCGGCGGCACGGCCATCGGCCTGGTGGTGATCGGCGGCGCGGTGCTGCTGTTCGTCCGCAGGAGGAACGAGTCGTAG
- a CDS encoding HAD domain-containing protein, translating into MTSTSERPLLFLDVDGPLIPFGSSAGQPDADAAASMPVARGNPLLARLDPGIGARLIALGCQLVWATTWMEEANEVVAPRIGLPRLPVLEWPDAGAEGTARGLHWKTPPMVEWAAGRPFIWVDDEISAMDRLWVEAGHPGPALLYQVDPAKGLSGADFRALAGWLDAVAPS; encoded by the coding sequence GTGACCAGCACATCGGAGCGCCCCCTCCTCTTCCTCGACGTGGACGGCCCCCTGATCCCTTTCGGGTCGTCGGCCGGTCAGCCGGATGCCGATGCCGCCGCCTCGATGCCCGTCGCTCGGGGGAACCCGTTGCTGGCCCGGCTCGACCCCGGGATCGGAGCACGCCTCATTGCTCTGGGTTGCCAGCTCGTGTGGGCGACGACCTGGATGGAGGAGGCGAACGAAGTAGTCGCCCCGCGCATCGGCCTGCCGAGGCTGCCGGTGCTGGAGTGGCCGGACGCCGGTGCGGAAGGAACCGCGCGGGGTCTCCACTGGAAGACTCCCCCCATGGTCGAGTGGGCCGCGGGCCGCCCCTTCATCTGGGTCGACGACGAGATCAGCGCCATGGACCGCCTCTGGGTCGAGGCCGGCCACCCTGGGCCTGCACTGCTGTACCAGGTCGACCCTGCGAAGGGGCTCAGTGGCGCCGACTTCCGCGCGCTCGCCGGATGGCTCGATGCCGTCGCGCCGAGTTGA
- the ettA gene encoding energy-dependent translational throttle protein EttA, which produces MAEYIYTMRKARKAHGDKVILDDVTLSFLPGAKIGVVGPNGAGKSTVLKIMAGLEQPSNGDAFLSPGYTVGILLQEPPLNEEKTVLENVQEGVAEVKGKLDRFNEIAEQMATDYSDALLEEMGKLQEELDHANAWDLDAQLEQAMDALGCPPGDWAVVNLSGGEKRRVALCKLLLEAPDLLLLDEPTNHLDAESVNWLEQHLAKYEGTVVAVTHDRYFLDNVAGWICEVDRGRLHGYEGNYSKYLETKATRLKVEGQKDAKRQKRLKDELDWVRSNAKGRQAKSKARLARYEEMAAEADKMRKLDFEEIQIPPGPRLGNVVVEVNNLSKAFGDKVLIDDLSFTLPRNGIVGVIGPNGAGKTTLFKMIQGFEEPDSGTIKVGDTVKISYVDQSRENIDPKKSLWAVVSDELDYINVGQVEMPSRAYVSAFGFKGPDQQKAAGVLSGGERNRLNLALTLKQGGNLLLLDEPTNDLDVETLSSLENALLEFPGCAVVVSHDRWFLDRVATHILAYEGESKWFWFEGNFESYEKNKVERLGADAARPHRATYKKLTRG; this is translated from the coding sequence TTGGCTGAGTACATTTACACCATGCGCAAGGCGCGCAAGGCGCACGGCGACAAGGTGATCCTTGACGACGTCACCCTGAGCTTCCTGCCCGGCGCGAAGATCGGTGTGGTCGGTCCGAACGGTGCCGGTAAGTCGACCGTTCTGAAGATCATGGCGGGGCTCGAGCAGCCCTCGAACGGGGACGCCTTCCTGTCCCCGGGCTACACCGTGGGCATCCTGCTGCAGGAGCCCCCGCTGAACGAGGAGAAGACCGTCCTGGAGAACGTCCAGGAGGGTGTCGCCGAGGTCAAGGGCAAGCTCGACCGGTTCAACGAGATCGCCGAGCAGATGGCGACCGACTACTCGGACGCGCTGCTCGAGGAGATGGGCAAGCTCCAGGAGGAGCTGGACCACGCCAACGCGTGGGACCTCGACGCCCAGCTCGAGCAGGCCATGGACGCGCTGGGCTGCCCGCCCGGCGACTGGGCCGTGGTGAACCTCTCCGGTGGTGAGAAGCGGCGCGTGGCGCTGTGCAAGCTGCTGCTCGAGGCCCCGGACCTGCTGCTCCTCGACGAGCCGACCAACCACCTCGACGCCGAGTCCGTCAACTGGCTGGAGCAGCACCTCGCCAAGTACGAGGGCACCGTCGTGGCCGTGACCCACGACCGGTACTTCCTGGACAACGTCGCGGGCTGGATCTGCGAGGTCGACCGCGGCCGCCTGCACGGCTACGAGGGCAACTACTCCAAGTACCTGGAGACCAAGGCCACCCGCCTCAAGGTCGAGGGCCAGAAGGACGCCAAGCGGCAGAAGCGCCTCAAGGACGAGCTGGACTGGGTGCGCTCCAACGCCAAGGGCCGCCAGGCCAAGTCCAAGGCCCGCCTCGCGCGCTACGAGGAGATGGCGGCCGAGGCCGACAAGATGCGCAAGCTGGACTTCGAGGAGATCCAGATCCCGCCGGGCCCGCGCCTGGGCAACGTCGTCGTCGAGGTGAACAACCTCAGCAAGGCGTTCGGGGACAAGGTCCTCATCGACGACCTCTCCTTCACGCTGCCGCGCAACGGGATCGTCGGGGTCATCGGCCCCAACGGTGCGGGCAAGACCACCCTGTTCAAGATGATCCAGGGCTTCGAGGAGCCGGACTCCGGCACCATCAAGGTCGGCGACACCGTCAAGATCTCCTACGTCGACCAGAGCCGCGAGAACATCGACCCCAAGAAGTCGCTGTGGGCCGTGGTGAGCGACGAGCTGGACTACATCAACGTCGGGCAGGTCGAGATGCCCTCCCGCGCCTACGTCTCCGCCTTCGGGTTCAAGGGGCCGGACCAGCAGAAGGCCGCCGGCGTCCTCTCCGGCGGCGAGCGCAACCGGCTGAACCTGGCGCTCACCCTCAAGCAGGGCGGCAACCTGCTGCTCCTCGACGAGCCGACCAACGACCTCGACGTCGAGACCCTCTCCAGCCTGGAGAACGCGCTGCTCGAGTTCCCCGGGTGCGCCGTGGTCGTCTCCCACGACCGGTGGTTCCTGGACCGGGTCGCCACCCACATCCTCGCCTACGAGGGCGAGTCCAAGTGGTTCTGGTTCGAGGGCAACTTCGAGTCCTACGAGAAGAACAAGGTCGAGCGGCTCGGCGCGGACGCCGCCCGTCCGCACCGCGCCACCTACAAGAAGCTGACCCGGGGCTGA
- a CDS encoding ABC transporter ATP-binding protein, with the protein MTTDPTLAELADRATASRDRPAYGHDALITCDRLVRIFSADGVEVQALQGLDLLVREGELMALVGASGSGKSTLMNILAGLDTPTAGAARVAGRDLLAMTAKDRLAYRRTVVGFVWQQTSRNLMPYLTAAQNVALPMQLAGTGGRRAARAERALELLDLMDVADCRDRRPQQLSGGQQQRVAIAVALAGGPSVLLADEPTGELDSHTAEQIFAAFRTANEQLGTTIVIVTHDQAVAGEVRRTVAIRDGRTSTEVLRRSEVDAETGHETVVAREYAMLDRAGRLQLPADYTAALGMRDRVALELESDHIAVRPDDSDTHTRD; encoded by the coding sequence ATGACGACCGACCCCACCCTCGCCGAACTGGCCGACCGCGCCACCGCGTCCCGGGACCGGCCCGCCTACGGCCACGACGCCCTGATCACCTGCGACCGCCTGGTCCGGATCTTCAGCGCGGACGGCGTGGAGGTGCAGGCCCTCCAGGGGCTCGACCTGCTGGTCCGCGAGGGCGAGCTGATGGCTCTGGTCGGCGCCTCGGGCAGCGGCAAGTCGACGCTGATGAACATCCTGGCCGGCCTGGACACCCCGACCGCCGGAGCGGCCCGGGTCGCGGGGCGCGACCTGCTGGCGATGACGGCGAAGGACCGCCTGGCCTACCGCCGCACGGTGGTTGGCTTCGTGTGGCAGCAGACGTCCCGCAACCTCATGCCGTATCTGACGGCCGCCCAGAACGTGGCCCTGCCCATGCAGTTGGCCGGGACCGGTGGGCGCCGGGCGGCACGCGCCGAACGCGCGCTGGAGCTGCTGGACCTGATGGACGTCGCCGACTGCCGCGACCGGCGCCCGCAGCAGTTGTCCGGCGGGCAGCAGCAGCGGGTCGCCATCGCCGTGGCCCTGGCGGGCGGCCCCTCGGTGCTGCTCGCCGACGAGCCGACGGGCGAACTGGACTCCCACACCGCGGAACAGATCTTCGCCGCCTTCCGCACGGCGAACGAGCAGTTGGGCACCACCATCGTCATCGTCACCCACGACCAGGCGGTGGCCGGTGAGGTCCGCCGCACCGTCGCCATCCGCGACGGCCGCACCTCCACGGAGGTGCTGCGGCGCAGCGAGGTGGACGCCGAGACCGGCCACGAGACGGTGGTGGCCCGCGAGTACGCCATGCTCGACCGGGCCGGCCGGCTCCAGCTGCCCGCCGACTACACCGCGGCCCTGGGCATGCGCGACCGCGTCGCCCTGGAACTGGAGTCGGACCACATCGCCGTACGCCCGGACGACAGCGACACCCACACCCGCGACTGA
- a CDS encoding methyltransferase domain-containing protein: protein MGGHQDLDGLAASARAELVREIELSGAWTADPVWREAFRAVPRHLFVPYYYVGVRGGYERRWGEDPDRGARERWVRGAYADAPLATRIRDGELLSSSSQPSLMAMMLVELDVREGDRVLEIGAGTGYNAALLAHRLGDDALVTTVDLDPEITESARRHLDTAGYHPAVVTGDGARGVPERAPYDRILATCALPSVPRAWLTQCRPGGRILTPLATGLAVLTVRDATHAEGRFLPTPAYFVPLRGADGPEPETPGLGGVPRRARQDDLFRFLLALSRGGLDPQEAYALWEREEAPRRERYGITVSGERAWAWLDDPEGPYAWPLA, encoded by the coding sequence ATGGGCGGGCACCAGGACCTGGACGGCCTCGCCGCCTCCGCTCGGGCGGAGCTGGTGCGGGAGATCGAGCTGAGCGGCGCCTGGACGGCCGACCCGGTGTGGCGGGAGGCGTTCCGGGCGGTCCCGCGCCACCTCTTCGTGCCGTACTACTACGTCGGCGTCCGGGGCGGCTACGAACGCCGCTGGGGCGAGGACCCCGACCGGGGCGCCCGCGAGCGCTGGGTGCGCGGCGCGTACGCCGACGCCCCGCTGGCGACCAGGATCCGCGACGGCGAACTGCTCTCCTCCAGCAGCCAGCCCTCGCTGATGGCGATGATGCTGGTGGAGCTGGACGTGCGGGAGGGCGACCGGGTCCTGGAGATCGGCGCCGGCACCGGCTACAACGCCGCCCTGCTCGCCCACCGGCTCGGCGACGACGCCCTGGTCACCACCGTCGACCTGGACCCCGAGATCACCGAGTCGGCGCGGAGGCACCTGGACACCGCCGGGTACCACCCGGCCGTCGTCACCGGCGACGGCGCCCGCGGCGTGCCCGAGCGCGCCCCCTACGACCGGATCCTCGCCACCTGCGCGCTGCCCTCGGTGCCGCGCGCCTGGCTGACGCAGTGCCGCCCCGGCGGGCGGATCCTCACCCCGCTCGCCACCGGCCTCGCCGTCCTCACCGTCCGCGACGCCACGCACGCCGAGGGGCGCTTCCTGCCCACGCCCGCCTACTTCGTGCCGCTGCGCGGCGCGGACGGCCCGGAGCCCGAGACCCCGGGCCTGGGCGGGGTGCCGCGCCGGGCCCGGCAGGACGACCTGTTCCGTTTCCTGCTCGCGCTGAGCCGGGGCGGCCTCGATCCGCAGGAGGCGTACGCGCTGTGGGAGCGCGAGGAGGCCCCGCGCCGCGAGCGCTACGGCATCACCGTCAGCGGCGAACGGGCCTGGGCGTGGCTGGACGACCCCGAGGGCCCGTACGCCTGGCCGCTCGCCTGA
- a CDS encoding single-stranded DNA-binding protein — translation MNETMICTVGNVATQPVFRDLANGPSARFRLAVTARYWDREKSAWTDGHTNFFTVWANRQLATNASASLAVGDPVVVQGRLKVRTDVREGQSRTSADIDAVAIGHDLARGTAAFRRTGRAETSASPPQPEPNWETPAGEATTGESEAAESEAGESRAPAQEHRPEVVAVA, via the coding sequence ATGAACGAGACGATGATCTGCACCGTGGGCAACGTGGCCACCCAGCCGGTGTTCCGGGACCTGGCGAACGGGCCGTCGGCGCGCTTCCGGCTCGCCGTCACCGCGCGCTACTGGGACCGCGAGAAGAGCGCCTGGACCGACGGCCACACCAACTTCTTCACGGTGTGGGCCAACCGGCAGCTCGCCACCAACGCCTCGGCGTCGCTCGCGGTGGGCGACCCCGTCGTCGTCCAGGGCCGGCTGAAGGTGCGCACCGACGTGCGCGAGGGGCAGAGCAGGACGTCGGCCGACATCGACGCGGTGGCGATCGGCCACGATCTCGCGCGCGGCACGGCGGCGTTCCGGCGCACCGGCAGGGCGGAGACGTCGGCGTCCCCGCCCCAGCCGGAACCCAACTGGGAGACCCCGGCCGGGGAAGCGACGACCGGGGAGTCGGAGGCTGCGGAGTCGGAGGCCGGGGAGTCGCGGGCCCCGGCTCAGGAGCATCGGCCGGAGGTCGTCGCGGTGGCCTGA
- a CDS encoding FtsX-like permease family protein: MNRVTAPWVRTRLRAAPSAAVALAVLVALTACLAAAFPRALDRYTDAGLRRAVERASTGERSVRVDADPVLGGSVAEAEDSVRPESLADAYRSVLGSVERPLVVDERQSSYGVRVTDSLPAPEKWLPRPDGLPAEMVLAAQEGLADHARPTSGRLPRVAGGRTDFTTADVEAAVTEETARALHIEVGSVLHLPAQRALTVHVTGIVTPERPDSAYWSVDSVLRTPSLRRTPAPPGAPSPTYWVGGLLLAPEAGPALLGTAQVGRYWHLATDTGSVRSRDLDGLGSAVASLESGPGLERLRTAIDPMAEVTTGLDDVFTAYGRLRGDIGPLVVVAASGAGTVAAVVLLMAGGLAAGRRRTELALLRARGASVRGLTGRLLAETAVVAVPAGALGFGAALLALPGARLWPALWAAAAVTAVACLALPLRAAAAHRTVRVHGGRRDVASARASRRRTVAELTVVVLALGAVETLRRRGATEGAGDLVALAPVLVGVIAALVLVRLYPLPLRALARPARRLRGAVGHLALARAGRTSASAVLPLLALLTAFTVAAFGGSVLSGVADARDRAALLAVGADARVEADDALPSGLSDRLRGASGAREVTEVGIDYQAGTPNGRQSLPVAGVDPDAYAALAARTGLGAFPGGRLTRPDGAEGGSEDAVLPALASPAVAERFGDEPFGMRLADGSVATLRIVLVREDTPAVYGDDFLVVDRAGLSAGAAPPNVLLLSGDDLDGGALRRAVDDAGTVHLRAEERGTYVDSPLQTGAERIYTAAVAAGAGYAALALLLSLAGTAAERAALLARLRTMGLTRAQGRRLLVLESLPQALPAALGGILTGWAAVRLLAPGVDLTTIALSTTASPVGRAELRADPWSLAVPAVAVLVLAVGVAALQAWWSGRRGAVAELRAGDAR; the protein is encoded by the coding sequence GTGAACCGCGTGACCGCCCCCTGGGTACGCACCCGGCTGCGCGCCGCACCCAGCGCCGCCGTCGCGCTGGCGGTACTGGTGGCGCTGACCGCGTGTCTGGCCGCCGCGTTCCCCCGGGCACTGGACCGGTACACGGACGCCGGTCTGCGCCGGGCCGTCGAGCGGGCGTCGACCGGCGAACGCAGCGTGCGGGTGGACGCCGACCCCGTCCTCGGGGGGAGCGTCGCCGAGGCCGAGGACAGCGTCCGACCCGAGAGCCTCGCCGACGCCTACCGGTCCGTCCTCGGCAGCGTCGAACGCCCCCTCGTCGTCGACGAGAGGCAGTCGTCGTACGGCGTCCGCGTCACCGACAGCCTGCCCGCGCCGGAGAAGTGGCTGCCGCGGCCCGACGGGCTGCCCGCGGAGATGGTCCTCGCGGCCCAGGAGGGGCTCGCCGACCATGCCCGGCCGACGTCCGGCCGGCTGCCCCGGGTCGCGGGCGGGCGGACGGACTTCACGACCGCCGACGTGGAGGCCGCGGTGACCGAGGAGACGGCCCGCGCGCTGCACATCGAGGTGGGTTCGGTCCTCCACCTGCCGGCCCAGCGCGCCCTGACCGTCCACGTCACCGGCATCGTCACGCCCGAGCGGCCCGACAGCGCCTACTGGTCCGTCGACTCCGTGCTGCGCACCCCCTCCTTGCGGCGCACGCCCGCCCCGCCCGGCGCCCCGAGCCCCACCTACTGGGTCGGCGGCCTGCTGCTCGCGCCCGAGGCGGGCCCCGCACTGCTCGGCACCGCCCAGGTGGGCCGCTACTGGCACCTGGCGACCGACACCGGCTCGGTGCGCAGCCGCGACCTCGACGGACTCGGTTCCGCCGTGGCCTCCCTGGAGTCCGGGCCCGGCCTGGAGCGGCTGCGCACGGCGATCGACCCCATGGCGGAGGTCACGACCGGTCTCGACGACGTCTTCACCGCGTACGGGCGACTGCGCGGCGACATCGGCCCGCTGGTCGTCGTCGCCGCGTCCGGGGCGGGCACCGTCGCCGCGGTGGTCCTGCTGATGGCGGGCGGCCTGGCCGCCGGCCGGCGCCGCACCGAACTGGCCCTGCTGCGGGCCCGCGGCGCCTCCGTACGGGGTCTGACGGGACGGCTGCTGGCCGAGACGGCGGTGGTGGCCGTGCCCGCGGGCGCGCTCGGGTTCGGCGCGGCCCTGCTCGCGCTGCCCGGCGCCCGGCTGTGGCCCGCGCTCTGGGCCGCCGCCGCGGTCACCGCCGTCGCCTGCCTCGCGCTGCCGCTGCGCGCGGCCGCCGCGCACCGCACCGTACGCGTCCACGGCGGACGGCGGGACGTGGCGTCGGCGCGGGCCTCCCGGCGCCGTACGGTCGCCGAGCTGACGGTCGTGGTCCTCGCGCTGGGCGCCGTGGAGACGCTGCGCCGGCGCGGGGCGACGGAGGGCGCCGGCGACCTGGTGGCGCTGGCCCCGGTCCTGGTGGGGGTGATCGCCGCGCTGGTGCTGGTGCGCCTGTACCCGCTGCCGCTGCGCGCGCTGGCCCGTCCGGCCCGGCGGCTGCGGGGCGCCGTCGGGCATCTCGCGCTGGCCCGGGCCGGCCGTACCTCCGCCTCCGCCGTACTGCCCCTGCTCGCGCTGCTGACCGCGTTCACCGTGGCGGCGTTCGGCGGGTCGGTCCTCAGCGGCGTGGCCGACGCCCGCGACCGTGCCGCGCTGCTCGCCGTCGGCGCCGACGCCCGGGTGGAGGCGGACGACGCGCTGCCCTCCGGCCTGTCCGACCGGCTCCGCGGGGCGTCCGGGGCGCGGGAGGTCACCGAGGTCGGCATCGACTACCAGGCCGGGACACCGAACGGCCGCCAGTCGCTGCCGGTCGCGGGCGTGGACCCGGACGCCTACGCGGCGCTGGCCGCGCGGACGGGTCTCGGCGCGTTCCCCGGTGGGCGGCTGACCCGGCCGGACGGCGCCGAGGGCGGCTCCGAGGACGCCGTACTGCCGGCGCTGGCCTCCCCCGCGGTCGCCGAACGGTTCGGCGACGAGCCGTTCGGGATGCGCCTGGCCGACGGCAGCGTCGCCACGCTGCGGATCGTGCTGGTCCGCGAGGACACCCCGGCCGTGTACGGCGACGACTTCCTCGTCGTGGACCGGGCCGGGCTGTCCGCCGGGGCCGCGCCGCCCAACGTGCTGCTGCTGAGCGGCGACGACCTGGACGGGGGCGCGCTGCGCCGGGCGGTGGACGACGCCGGCACCGTCCACCTGCGGGCCGAGGAACGCGGCACGTACGTGGACTCGCCGCTGCAGACCGGCGCCGAGCGGATCTACACGGCCGCCGTGGCCGCCGGCGCCGGTTACGCCGCCCTGGCCCTGCTGCTGTCGCTGGCGGGCACCGCCGCGGAACGCGCCGCGCTCCTCGCCCGGCTGCGCACCATGGGCCTCACCCGCGCCCAGGGCCGCCGTCTGCTCGTCCTGGAGTCCCTCCCGCAGGCGCTGCCCGCCGCGCTGGGCGGCATCCTGACCGGCTGGGCGGCCGTACGGCTCCTCGCCCCCGGCGTCGACCTGACGACCATCGCGCTGTCGACGACGGCGTCCCCGGTGGGGCGTGCCGAACTGCGCGCCGACCCGTGGTCGCTGGCCGTTCCGGCGGTGGCGGTGCTGGTGCTGGCGGTGGGGGTGGCGGCGCTCCAGGCGTGGTGGTCGGGCCGGCGCGGGGCGGTCGCGGAGCTCCGGGCGGGCGACGCGCGGTGA